One window of the Halictus rubicundus isolate RS-2024b chromosome 6, iyHalRubi1_principal, whole genome shotgun sequence genome contains the following:
- the U2af50 gene encoding U2 small nuclear riboprotein auxiliary factor 50 isoform X2 → MGEDYNGDRDRQDRDKDRDRDRDRDRRHRSRSRERRKRSRSRSKDRRDRKRSSSPKKNRSSRRRKPSLYWDVPPPGFEHITPLQYKAMQAAGQIPANIVADTPQAAVPVVGSTITRQARRLYVGNIPFGVTEEEMMEFFNQQMHLSGLAQAAGNPVLACQINLDKNFAFLEFRSIDETTQAMAFDGINFKGQSLKIRRPHDYQPMPGMTDNPSMNVPDSPHKIFIGGLPNYLNEEQVKELLMSFGQLRAFNLVKDSATGLSKGYAFCEYVDVSMTDQAIAGLNGMQLGDKKLIVQRASVGAKNPMIGAQAPVQIQVPGLSMVGTSGPATEVLCLLNMVTPEELMEEEEYEDILEDIKEECNKYGVVRSVEIPRPIEGVDVPGCGKVFVEFNSVIDCQKAQQTLTGRKFNNRVVVTSYFDSDKYHRREF, encoded by the exons ATGGGCGAAGATTACAATGGAG ATCGAGATCGTCAAGACCGAGACAAGGATAGGGACAGGGACAGAGATCGTGATAGGAGACACAGATCTCGTAGTAGAGAACGTAGGAAACGTTCGCGTTCACGATCAAAAGATCGAAGAGATAGGAAAAGAAGTAGTTCACCCAAAAAAAATCGTAGTTCTAGAAGGAGAAAGCCATCGCTTTACTGGGATGTTCCACCACCTGGATTTGAGCACATTACTCCTTTGCAG TATAAAGCAATGCAAGCTGCTGGACAAATACCAGCAAATATAGTAGCTGACACACCTCAAGCAGCTGTACCAGTAGTTGGTAGTACAATCACTCGACAAGCAAGAAGACTTTACGTAGGAAACATTCCATTTGGTGTGACTGAAGAAGAAATGATGGAGTTTTTCAATCAACAAATGCATCTTTCTGGACTTGCACAGGCTGCTGGAAATCCAGTATTAGCGTGTCAGATCAATTTAGACAAAAACTTTGCTTTCCTAGAG TTTCGTTCGATAGACGAAACGACACAAGCCATGGCGTTTGATGGCATCAATTTTAAGGGGCAAAGTTTGAAAATAAGAAGACCACATGACTACCAACCAATGCCAGGAATGACAGATAATCCAAGCATGAACGTGCCAG ATTCTCCACACAAGATCTTCATTGGTGGTTTACCCAATTATTTGAACGAAGAACAG GTGAAGGAGTTATTGATGAGCTTTGGACAACTAAGAGCATTCAATCTAGTAAAGGATTCAGCTACAGGTCTGTCCAAGGGTTACGCATTCTGCGAGTATGTTGATGTGTCAATGACTGACCAAGCAATTGCTGGATTAAATGGGATGCAGCTGGGAGATAAGAAACTGATCGTTCAACGGGCTAGCGTAGGTGCCAAAAATCCTATGATCGGTGCACAAGCACCAGTACAAATTCAGGTGCCTGGACTGTCTATGGTGGGCACCAGTGGACCAGCAACTGAG GTGCTTTGCTTACTGAACATGGTAACTCCCGAGGAACTaatggaagaagaagaatatgaaGACATTCTAGAGGACATTAAAGAAGAATGTAACAAATATGGCGTAGTTCGATCAGTGGAGATACCAAGGCCTATAGAAGGTGTCGATGTACCTGGATGTGGAAAA gtATTCGTCGAATTTAATAGCGTGATCGATTGCCAGAAAGCACAGCAAACACTTACAGGACGAAAATTCAATAATCGTGTTGTTGTGACATCTTATTTCGATTCTGACAAGTATCACCGCAGAGaattttaa
- the U2af50 gene encoding U2 small nuclear riboprotein auxiliary factor 50 isoform X1: MGEDYNGDRDRQDRDKDRDRDRDRDRRHRSRSRERRKRSRSRSKDRRDRKRSSSPKKNRSSRRRKPSLYWDVPPPGFEHITPLQYKAMQAAGQIPANIVADTPQAAVPVVGSTITRQARRLYVGNIPFGVTEEEMMEFFNQQMHLSGLAQAAGNPVLACQINLDKNFAFLEFRSIDETTQAMAFDGINFKGQSLKIRRPHDYQPMPGMTDNPSMNVPGTVPDSPHKIFIGGLPNYLNEEQVKELLMSFGQLRAFNLVKDSATGLSKGYAFCEYVDVSMTDQAIAGLNGMQLGDKKLIVQRASVGAKNPMIGAQAPVQIQVPGLSMVGTSGPATEVLCLLNMVTPEELMEEEEYEDILEDIKEECNKYGVVRSVEIPRPIEGVDVPGCGKVFVEFNSVIDCQKAQQTLTGRKFNNRVVVTSYFDSDKYHRREF, translated from the exons ATGGGCGAAGATTACAATGGAG ATCGAGATCGTCAAGACCGAGACAAGGATAGGGACAGGGACAGAGATCGTGATAGGAGACACAGATCTCGTAGTAGAGAACGTAGGAAACGTTCGCGTTCACGATCAAAAGATCGAAGAGATAGGAAAAGAAGTAGTTCACCCAAAAAAAATCGTAGTTCTAGAAGGAGAAAGCCATCGCTTTACTGGGATGTTCCACCACCTGGATTTGAGCACATTACTCCTTTGCAG TATAAAGCAATGCAAGCTGCTGGACAAATACCAGCAAATATAGTAGCTGACACACCTCAAGCAGCTGTACCAGTAGTTGGTAGTACAATCACTCGACAAGCAAGAAGACTTTACGTAGGAAACATTCCATTTGGTGTGACTGAAGAAGAAATGATGGAGTTTTTCAATCAACAAATGCATCTTTCTGGACTTGCACAGGCTGCTGGAAATCCAGTATTAGCGTGTCAGATCAATTTAGACAAAAACTTTGCTTTCCTAGAG TTTCGTTCGATAGACGAAACGACACAAGCCATGGCGTTTGATGGCATCAATTTTAAGGGGCAAAGTTTGAAAATAAGAAGACCACATGACTACCAACCAATGCCAGGAATGACAGATAATCCAAGCATGAACGTGCCAGGTACGGTTCCCG ATTCTCCACACAAGATCTTCATTGGTGGTTTACCCAATTATTTGAACGAAGAACAG GTGAAGGAGTTATTGATGAGCTTTGGACAACTAAGAGCATTCAATCTAGTAAAGGATTCAGCTACAGGTCTGTCCAAGGGTTACGCATTCTGCGAGTATGTTGATGTGTCAATGACTGACCAAGCAATTGCTGGATTAAATGGGATGCAGCTGGGAGATAAGAAACTGATCGTTCAACGGGCTAGCGTAGGTGCCAAAAATCCTATGATCGGTGCACAAGCACCAGTACAAATTCAGGTGCCTGGACTGTCTATGGTGGGCACCAGTGGACCAGCAACTGAG GTGCTTTGCTTACTGAACATGGTAACTCCCGAGGAACTaatggaagaagaagaatatgaaGACATTCTAGAGGACATTAAAGAAGAATGTAACAAATATGGCGTAGTTCGATCAGTGGAGATACCAAGGCCTATAGAAGGTGTCGATGTACCTGGATGTGGAAAA gtATTCGTCGAATTTAATAGCGTGATCGATTGCCAGAAAGCACAGCAAACACTTACAGGACGAAAATTCAATAATCGTGTTGTTGTGACATCTTATTTCGATTCTGACAAGTATCACCGCAGAGaattttaa
- the U2af50 gene encoding U2 small nuclear riboprotein auxiliary factor 50 isoform X3, producing MDRDRQDRDKDRDRDRDRDRRHRSRSRERRKRSRSRSKDRRDRKRSSSPKKNRSSRRRKPSLYWDVPPPGFEHITPLQYKAMQAAGQIPANIVADTPQAAVPVVGSTITRQARRLYVGNIPFGVTEEEMMEFFNQQMHLSGLAQAAGNPVLACQINLDKNFAFLEFRSIDETTQAMAFDGINFKGQSLKIRRPHDYQPMPGMTDNPSMNVPGTVPDSPHKIFIGGLPNYLNEEQVKELLMSFGQLRAFNLVKDSATGLSKGYAFCEYVDVSMTDQAIAGLNGMQLGDKKLIVQRASVGAKNPMIGAQAPVQIQVPGLSMVGTSGPATEVLCLLNMVTPEELMEEEEYEDILEDIKEECNKYGVVRSVEIPRPIEGVDVPGCGKVFVEFNSVIDCQKAQQTLTGRKFNNRVVVTSYFDSDKYHRREF from the exons ATGG ATCGAGATCGTCAAGACCGAGACAAGGATAGGGACAGGGACAGAGATCGTGATAGGAGACACAGATCTCGTAGTAGAGAACGTAGGAAACGTTCGCGTTCACGATCAAAAGATCGAAGAGATAGGAAAAGAAGTAGTTCACCCAAAAAAAATCGTAGTTCTAGAAGGAGAAAGCCATCGCTTTACTGGGATGTTCCACCACCTGGATTTGAGCACATTACTCCTTTGCAG TATAAAGCAATGCAAGCTGCTGGACAAATACCAGCAAATATAGTAGCTGACACACCTCAAGCAGCTGTACCAGTAGTTGGTAGTACAATCACTCGACAAGCAAGAAGACTTTACGTAGGAAACATTCCATTTGGTGTGACTGAAGAAGAAATGATGGAGTTTTTCAATCAACAAATGCATCTTTCTGGACTTGCACAGGCTGCTGGAAATCCAGTATTAGCGTGTCAGATCAATTTAGACAAAAACTTTGCTTTCCTAGAG TTTCGTTCGATAGACGAAACGACACAAGCCATGGCGTTTGATGGCATCAATTTTAAGGGGCAAAGTTTGAAAATAAGAAGACCACATGACTACCAACCAATGCCAGGAATGACAGATAATCCAAGCATGAACGTGCCAGGTACGGTTCCCG ATTCTCCACACAAGATCTTCATTGGTGGTTTACCCAATTATTTGAACGAAGAACAG GTGAAGGAGTTATTGATGAGCTTTGGACAACTAAGAGCATTCAATCTAGTAAAGGATTCAGCTACAGGTCTGTCCAAGGGTTACGCATTCTGCGAGTATGTTGATGTGTCAATGACTGACCAAGCAATTGCTGGATTAAATGGGATGCAGCTGGGAGATAAGAAACTGATCGTTCAACGGGCTAGCGTAGGTGCCAAAAATCCTATGATCGGTGCACAAGCACCAGTACAAATTCAGGTGCCTGGACTGTCTATGGTGGGCACCAGTGGACCAGCAACTGAG GTGCTTTGCTTACTGAACATGGTAACTCCCGAGGAACTaatggaagaagaagaatatgaaGACATTCTAGAGGACATTAAAGAAGAATGTAACAAATATGGCGTAGTTCGATCAGTGGAGATACCAAGGCCTATAGAAGGTGTCGATGTACCTGGATGTGGAAAA gtATTCGTCGAATTTAATAGCGTGATCGATTGCCAGAAAGCACAGCAAACACTTACAGGACGAAAATTCAATAATCGTGTTGTTGTGACATCTTATTTCGATTCTGACAAGTATCACCGCAGAGaattttaa
- the LOC143355289 gene encoding ankyrin repeat domain-containing protein 40, which translates to MSSKKILGERLREAASVGDADAVQELLNLGADVNARYNDNGWTALHWACKYDYEDIVALLLKNGADKNIKSYFGAVPKYLCTNPQILKLLETSVDSQSALNDATMHNAILQYLKNDLGQGNVDSGTHRIGSNGLYTNELVLKIRIADALDPDFIEVELPHNDLTYQTLIEVCCQELNIECNQNVKLRKLPNTKLRKDKDVQRLQNFQEIEVVTNNVNSHKYMQNTNSVSNNIPTVPANGYQSISEKDQTILY; encoded by the exons ATGAGCAGTAAGAAAATATTGGGAGAACGTTTAAGAGAGGCAGCCAGTGTTGGCGATGCAGATGCGGTTCAAGAATTGCTTAATCTGGGAGCCGATGTTAATGCACGATATAACGATAATGGATG gACTGCTTTGCACTGGGCATGTAAATATGATTATGAAGATATAGTTGCTCTACTTTTGAAGAACGGAGCAGATAAGAATATTAAATCTTACTTTGGAGCAGTTCCAAAATATCTGTGCACTAATCCacaaattttgaaacttttGGAAACATCGGTTGATTCTCAATCAGCATTAAACGATGCAACAATGCATAATGCTATAttacaatatttgaaaaatgatCTTGGGCAAGGAAATGTAGATTCAGGAACACATAGAATAGGGAGCAATGGTTTATACACAAATG AATTAGTGTTAAAGATTCGTATCGCTGATGCTCTTGATCCAGACTTCATAGAAGTCGAATTACCTCACAACGATCTGACCTATCAAACATTAATTGAAGTATGTTGCCAAGAATTAAACATTGAATGTAACCAGAATGTAAAGTTAAGAAAACTGCCCAATACTAAGTTAAGGAAAGACAAAGACGTTCAACGacttcagaatttccaagaaatCGAGGTTGTTACTAACAATGTGAATTCACACAAGTATATGCAAAACACGAACAGTGTTTCAAATAACATTCCAACAGTGCCAGCAAATGGATATCAAAGTATTTCTGAGAAAGACCaaactattttatattaa
- the LOC143355288 gene encoding ribosomal L1 domain-containing protein 1: MKNVKLKEQREVDSKDLSKEHIRQCIGAIFHLTEELKNKNALFDGECHPVFMQVTCIKVPKTPRRHMRILLPHSIVTPDDEVALFVGDLGRGKRQDNDITVDHYEELLRKHGCTNIKRVISLNQVKTEYDQYELKRKLVGSYDHFLVDGKIAGHLSHLLGKEFHKKRKLPTSIRVQSKDLKHELEYALKKTPMQLHSSGDTHIVQIGHTSMTEKEILENVCAACNHLSKNYPGGWINIRSIRLKTAKSLALPIYTSLRNKNSVKTPVVQPKRPKAYHDVTDELSTIIEDTDVTVTPEGDVIIKERKSEN; encoded by the exons ATGAagaatgtaaaattaaaggaacAGAGGGAAGTAGATAGCAAAGACTTATCGAAAGAACACATACGACAATGTATAGGTGCCATTTTTCATTTGACCGAAGagctgaaaaataaaaatgctttATTTGACGGAGAGTGCCATCCAGTATTTATGCAAGTAACATGCATAAAAGTACCAAAAACACCGAGAAGACACATGAGGAT ACTACTACCACATTCGATAGTTACACCAGACGACGAAGTAGCGCTTTTTGTAGGCGATTTAGGAAGAGGCAAACGACAAGACAATGACATCACAGTAGATCATTACGAGGAATTATTACGCAAACATGGCTGCACAAACATAAAAAGAGTAATATCATTGAACCAAGTGAAAACGGAGTACGACCAATATGAATTAAAGAGGAAGCTTGTGGGCAGCTATGACCATTTTCTAGTAGATGGAAAAATTGCTGGTCATTTGTCTCATTTATTGGGGAAAGAGTTtcacaaaaaaagaaaattacccACTTCTATCAGAGTGCAAAGTAAAGATTTGAAGCATGAACTAGAGTATGCTTTAAAGAAGACTCCTATGCAATTACATTCATCTGGGGATACACATATTGTTCAAATTGGACATACGTCTATGACAGAGaaagaaattttagaaaatgtgtGTGCAGCATGTAATCATTTGTCTAAAAATTATCCAGGAGGATGGATTAATATACGTTCTATTCGTCTGAAAACAGCTAAAAGTCTTGCTCTTCCTATCTACACCTCATTAA gaaataaaaattctgttaaaaCACCAGTGGTACAACCTAAGAGGCCAAAAGCATACCACGACGTGACTGATGAATTAAGTACTATTATTGAAGATACAGATGTAACTGTTACTCCAGAGGGCGATGTTAtcataaaagaaagaaaaagcgaAAATTGA
- the LOC143355287 gene encoding uncharacterized protein LOC143355287 yields MFRSVYVARHSTIKNAQFMLHKEIQQCFSILTRQGHKSDCGRVFYRKISDKVYHSICTHGTISIKLCHVTTLFKQRQFLSKFRYVIPSALHYTTHCVEPSPAMDLKCFKGHTDQYDGITIDSNEESCEPEVFSRRLAISLQEWIKENKRTIWFRVHLPHSEWVPILVKGGFKFHHARDEYVTLYQWMVKDQECNVPHYAHTNLGVGAFVYNEETKEILVIKEKYTYKRPFWKLPGGYVDPGEDLETAVKREVLEETGIQTTFKCLIGFRHGHNFAFNCSDIYIISYLTPNDFKINKCDREISECQWMKLSEYVEHPEVHTNNKLVARKMLEFFDHKIGFTVEYARHPTLKKPISMYTMSKVD; encoded by the exons ATGTTCCGATCTGTATATGTTGCGCGGCATAGTACAATAAAAAATGCTCAATTCATGTTACATAAAGAAATCCAGCAATGTTTTTCTATCCTTACAAGACAAGGTCATAAAAGTGATTGTGGCAGAGTCTTTTATCGGAAAATTTCTGACAAAGTCTATCATTCAATATGTACGCACGGTACTATATCTATAAAATTGTGCCACGTTACAACACTATTTAAACAGCgtcaatttttatcaaaattccGGTACGTTATTCCTTCGGCATTGCATTATACAACGCATTGCGTTGAACCGTCTCCAGCCATGGATTTGAAGTGTTTCAAAGGGCACACCGATCAGTATGACGGCATAACTATCGATTCAAATGAAGAGTCTTGCGAACCAGAAGTGTTTTCACGACGCCTTGCAA TTTCATTACAAGAATGGATAAAGGAAAATAAGCGCACAATTTGGTTTCGTGTACATTTACCACATTCTGAATGGGTACCAATACTTGTCAAAGGAGGATTTAAATTCCATCATGCACGGGATGAGTACGTTACATTGTACCAATGGATGGTTAAAGACCAGGAATGCAATGTTCCACATTATGCTCACACTAATCTAGGTGTTGGAGCATTTGTGTATAATGAGGAAACTAAAGAAATTTTAGTTATTAAGgagaaatatacatataaaagaCCATTTTGGAAACTACCGGGTGGATATGTAGATCCAG GTGAAGATTTAGAAACAGCTGTGAAAAGAGAAGTTCTAGAAGAAACTGGTATTCAAACTACTTTTAAATGTTTGATCGGTTTTAGACATGGTCATAATTTTGCATTCAACTGTTCCGATATATATATCATTTCTTATCTAACTCCCaatgattttaaaattaataaatgtgATAGAGAAATTTCTGAATGTCAATGGATGAAG TTATCAGAGTATGTGGAACACCCAGAAGTACACACGAATAACAAATTAGTTGCAAGAAAAATGTTGGAATTTTTTGACCATAAAATAGGTTTTACCGTGGAGTATGCGCGACATCCTACTTTAAAGAAACCTATATCCATGTACACTATGTCAAAAGTCGACTAA
- the Stub1 gene encoding STIP1 homology and U-box containing protein 1, whose amino-acid sequence MSKMYTTANLSDKELKEQGNRLFNLHKYEDAACCYTKAIIKNPSQALYFTNRALCHLKLKRWESSCQDCRRALDIDPCLVKGHFFLGLALVELELFDEAVKHLQRAVDLAKEQKLNYGDEMTSILRQARKRRFELREEQRIAQDIELQSYLHQLIVEDAERSIATLKEQEATKDTNGKTEGEAASGTFARNKEEIEEKRDTCMARLNDLFEKVDERRRKREVPDYLCGKISFEILQEPVITPSGITYERKDIEEHLQRVGHFDPVTRVRLTQDQLIPNLAMKEVVDTFLQENEWALYY is encoded by the exons ATGAGTAAAATGTACACAACCGCAAACCTTTCTGACAAGGAGTTAAAAGAACAAGGAAACCGTCTTTTCAATCTTCACAAGTACGAAGACGCGGCGTGCTGCTACACTAAAGCAATC ATTAAAAATCCATCTCAAGCACTGTATTTCACAAATCGAGCTCTGTGTCATCTGAAGCTTAAACGATGGGAATCATCCTGCCAAGATTGCAGACGAGCTCTTGACATAGATCCGTGTTTGGTAAAAGGACATTTTTTCCTTGGTCTCGCACTGGTGGAATTGGAACTGTTCGATGAAGCTGTTAAACATTTGCAGAGAG CTGTGGATTTGGCCAAGGAACAAAAATTAAACTATGGAGACGAGATGACAAGTATTCTGAGGCAAGCGAggaagcgtcgattcgaattaAGGGAAGAGCAAAGGATAGCACAAGATATTGAATTACAATCGTATCTACATCAATTGATAGTGGAGGATGCTGAACGAAGCATTGCTACATTGAAAGAACAAGAAGCAACGAAAGATACAAATGGAAAAACTGAAGGGGAAGCCGCATCTGGTACGTTCGCAAGAAACAAAGAAGAAATAGAAGAAAAAAGAGACACGTGTATGGCCCGTCTCAATGACTTATTTGAAAAAGTGGACGAACGAAGAAGG AAGAGGGAAGTACCTGATTATTTATGTGGAAAAATTAGTTTTGAAATTTTGCAAGAACCGGTAATTACACCAAGTGGAATTACATACGAGAGAAAAGACATAGAAGAACATTTACAAAGGGTGGGACATTTCGATCCAGTTACTAGAGTTCGTTTAACTCAAGATCAGTTGATCCCAAACTTAGCAATGAAAGAAGTAGTAGACACGTTCCTGCAAGAAAACGAGTGggcattatattattaa